One part of the Bacteroidota bacterium genome encodes these proteins:
- a CDS encoding DnaJ domain-containing protein: MKNYYEILQIKNFATNEEIKKSFRMLAIKYHPDKNKGRKDFEEKFKEIANAYEVLTDSIKKGDFDLRLSRQNLNKKATEPTTRTNYSEPNRPTYTEGKKVEKKEEGFKNSIFWIVAIVIFIIYLLSNSNSDNKTTTGNTKADKELEKRENAKKPKTGEIDFKK; encoded by the coding sequence ATGAAAAATTATTACGAGATATTGCAAATTAAAAATTTCGCGACTAACGAAGAAATTAAGAAATCCTTTAGGATGCTTGCCATTAAATATCACCCTGACAAGAACAAAGGTCGAAAGGACTTTGAAGAAAAGTTTAAAGAAATTGCCAATGCCTATGAGGTTTTAACAGATTCAATTAAAAAAGGAGACTTTGATTTAAGATTGAGTCGACAAAACCTAAATAAAAAAGCAACAGAACCAACAACACGGACAAACTATTCCGAACCAAACCGACCAACATATACCGAGGGTAAAAAAGTTGAAAAAAAGGAAGAAGGATTTAAAAACTCAATATTTTGGATTGTCGCCATTGTCATATTTATTATTTACTTACTAAGCAACTCGAATTCTGACAACAAAACGACAACAGGAAACACTAAGGCTGATAAAGAACTTGAAAAAAGGGAAAACGCGAAAAAGCCAAAGACAGGAGAAATAGACTTTAAAAAATAA
- a CDS encoding putative DNA binding domain-containing protein: MHEQQNIEYKQSWHDDYLKWVCGFANAQGGVIFIGKDDDGKIVGVDNYKKLMEDLPNKIRNSMGISAEVNLHEETGKHFIEIVTHPYSVPISIRGRYYYRSGSTKQELTGASLNEFLLKRSGKTWDDVVEPRATFADIDEKTVTIFLQASENAGRLPENKGLTIPELFEKLRLTENSQLKRAALILFGKEPAKFYPNTFVKIGRFGKDDADLKFQETEEANLILLLQAVLNQLNHKFLTRPIEFKGMHRLERSEYPTAALREIILNALVHRNYMGSPTQIRVYDNKINFWNEGILPVGLTFEALKGFHTSRPRNVLIADVCFKGGFIDSWGRGTLKIYDACKEAKLPEPEIKEFQGGFLVTLFKDNLTGDQLAKLGLNGRQLKAVNFVKEKGKITNKEYQELNDCSRNTASNDLGDLVQKNILLGSDIKGAGAFYQLKSIAH, from the coding sequence ATGCACGAGCAACAAAACATAGAATACAAACAAAGTTGGCATGACGACTACCTCAAATGGGTTTGTGGCTTTGCCAATGCCCAGGGTGGAGTGATTTTTATCGGCAAAGATGATGATGGAAAAATTGTTGGTGTTGACAATTATAAAAAATTGATGGAGGATTTGCCCAACAAGATCAGAAACTCAATGGGTATTTCTGCCGAAGTAAATCTACATGAAGAAACGGGAAAGCATTTTATTGAAATTGTAACTCATCCCTACTCCGTTCCTATTTCGATAAGAGGAAGATATTATTACCGAAGTGGAAGCACTAAACAAGAATTAACGGGAGCTTCGTTGAATGAGTTTCTATTAAAAAGATCAGGCAAGACTTGGGACGATGTTGTAGAACCTCGTGCTACCTTTGCAGACATTGACGAAAAAACAGTTACCATATTTTTACAGGCATCTGAAAATGCTGGTCGCTTGCCTGAAAATAAAGGCTTGACAATTCCTGAATTGTTTGAAAAATTAAGGCTTACCGAAAACAGTCAGTTAAAACGAGCTGCTCTTATTCTATTTGGGAAAGAACCTGCTAAATTTTACCCAAACACCTTTGTAAAGATTGGTCGCTTTGGAAAAGATGATGCCGACTTAAAATTTCAGGAAACAGAAGAAGCAAATTTAATTTTATTGCTTCAGGCAGTTTTAAATCAACTCAACCATAAATTTCTTACAAGACCAATAGAATTTAAAGGAATGCACAGGCTCGAAAGAAGTGAATACCCAACTGCTGCACTACGTGAAATTATTTTAAATGCGTTGGTGCATCGCAACTATATGGGATCGCCAACTCAAATACGGGTTTATGATAACAAAATTAATTTTTGGAATGAAGGTATCCTTCCCGTAGGCTTAACATTTGAGGCATTAAAAGGATTCCATACTTCACGACCAAGAAATGTTTTAATTGCAGACGTTTGTTTTAAAGGAGGATTCATTGATTCATGGGGACGAGGAACGTTGAAAATTTATGATGCTTGCAAAGAGGCAAAATTACCCGAACCCGAAATAAAGGAATTTCAAGGCGGTTTTTTGGTAACCCTTTTCAAAGACAATTTAACGGGAGACCAATTAGCAAAACTTGGACTGAATGGCCGACAATTAAAAGCAGTGAATTTTGTGAAGGAGAAAGGGAAAATTACGAATAAAGAATATCAGGAATTAAACGACTGTTCAAGAAATACCGCAAGTAACGACCTTGGGGATTTAGTTCAGAAGAATATTCTTCTTGGTAGTGATATTAAGGGAGCTGGGGCATTTTATCAGCTAAAATCAATTGCACATTAA
- a CDS encoding DUF4407 domain-containing protein, producing the protein MNLRKFLCTLSGDDYSIISQCDNAQQNRFAAIGGFVFCIFVLCFLSSYITFTMLFQNYYIGVLASIFFSWMITNIYLLLLYTLTKNVLPHLRNDKARVYSAGVRLGFICFLAIVVSKPLESWLYSDQLDIEISIYKQAKIKKYTKITSDYFEQETEQLKLIIDRQTKLYGSSPTGKVDLYVKLLEKKEDQRQELIARMENLVEHSNFYIRSIIMLNTKHPSCWLFTFVSIIIFMIPAYLKNFLGEQSSYYDLKRRIEITLIQQEYATFKSHYNRILQSLHSTNKTFSECYIDAPFNTIRKKDGRQFLKEDDLISELYND; encoded by the coding sequence ATGAATCTTAGAAAATTTCTTTGTACATTGTCGGGAGATGATTATAGTATTATTAGCCAATGCGATAATGCGCAACAAAATCGCTTTGCAGCAATTGGCGGGTTTGTTTTTTGCATTTTTGTTTTATGCTTCTTAAGTAGTTATATCACTTTCACGATGTTGTTTCAAAATTATTATATTGGAGTTCTAGCATCAATTTTCTTTTCCTGGATGATTACCAATATTTATTTATTATTGCTTTATACATTAACGAAAAATGTTTTGCCACATTTAAGAAACGACAAAGCACGGGTTTATTCAGCGGGAGTAAGATTAGGTTTTATTTGCTTTCTTGCAATAGTTGTTTCAAAACCATTAGAATCTTGGCTTTATTCAGATCAATTGGATATCGAAATTTCTATTTATAAGCAAGCAAAAATTAAGAAGTACACAAAAATCACTTCTGATTATTTTGAACAAGAAACCGAGCAGCTTAAACTCATTATAGATAGGCAGACGAAACTATATGGCAGTAGTCCTACCGGTAAAGTTGACCTATACGTGAAACTTCTTGAAAAGAAGGAAGATCAAAGACAAGAATTAATTGCCCGAATGGAAAATCTGGTTGAGCATTCCAACTTCTACATTAGAAGTATAATTATGCTCAATACAAAGCATCCTTCTTGTTGGTTGTTTACTTTTGTAAGTATTATAATTTTTATGATCCCTGCTTATCTAAAGAATTTTTTAGGCGAACAAAGTTCTTATTACGATTTAAAAAGGAGAATTGAAATAACGCTGATTCAGCAGGAATATGCTACGTTCAAAAGCCATTACAACAGGATATTACAGTCACTCCATAGTACGAACAAAACATTTAGTGAGTGTTATATTGATGCACCTTTCAATACAATCCGTAAGAAGGACGGTCGACAATTCTTAAAAGAAGATGATTTAATTTCCGAGTTGTATAATGACTGA
- a CDS encoding DUF4407 domain-containing protein encodes MRFLWSASGGDRFILERATYSDQIKYMCLGGIIAATGLMAGIAGGYAFYTIFEPRGSAIESVFSPTVALISIVFGCIWGLMIFNLDRFIVSSTGKGDGTEAITMEEFKGAIPRILMGAIIALTISKPVEIRMFKTEIDVELHKAQMEKQREYLSQIDSIYMGRIESEKEKIETWEIEIQNKEKHYVELEKLFTDEMAGKHGGDPGVGSQAREIQSQMLRLDNEISLVKQNNEPLIREGYENLRKFESKKQREIENGEVVAAGLDGLLERIKLCHHIAGFWISLFITLLFMAIELTPIFFKLMLVKSPYDFLKDNVEEMMKAEQGIHIEYNYHKDKEGQERDLITHLNKEKLIVEKKELYDVQKRLTQYAISKYEEEMKRKIDADPNEFIKSQNNATLENES; translated from the coding sequence ATGAGATTCCTTTGGAGTGCATCGGGAGGCGACCGATTCATTTTGGAGCGGGCTACATACTCTGACCAAATCAAGTATATGTGTTTAGGTGGAATCATTGCGGCTACCGGTCTGATGGCCGGTATTGCAGGAGGTTATGCTTTCTACACAATCTTTGAACCACGAGGATCGGCAATTGAAAGTGTTTTTAGTCCAACCGTTGCATTAATCTCAATTGTATTCGGATGCATTTGGGGGCTAATGATTTTTAATCTTGACCGCTTCATTGTTTCAAGCACTGGTAAAGGAGACGGAACTGAAGCTATTACAATGGAAGAATTCAAAGGAGCAATTCCAAGAATCCTTATGGGGGCAATAATTGCACTTACCATTTCAAAACCTGTTGAAATACGTATGTTCAAAACGGAGATTGATGTGGAACTTCATAAGGCTCAAATGGAAAAGCAAAGAGAATATCTGTCACAAATAGATTCTATATATATGGGCAGAATAGAGAGTGAAAAGGAGAAAATTGAAACATGGGAAATTGAAATTCAAAATAAGGAAAAACACTATGTTGAACTTGAGAAGTTATTTACTGATGAAATGGCTGGAAAACATGGCGGAGATCCAGGGGTAGGTAGTCAAGCAAGAGAGATTCAATCACAGATGCTACGCCTTGACAATGAAATTTCATTGGTAAAACAAAATAACGAACCTTTGATAAGAGAAGGATATGAAAACTTAAGAAAGTTTGAATCTAAGAAACAAAGAGAAATTGAAAATGGAGAAGTTGTTGCAGCAGGACTTGATGGACTTCTAGAACGAATTAAACTCTGTCATCATATTGCAGGTTTTTGGATTTCTCTTTTCATCACCTTGCTTTTTATGGCTATTGAGTTGACACCAATTTTCTTTAAGCTGATGTTAGTAAAATCGCCTTACGATTTCTTGAAAGACAACGTTGAGGAGATGATGAAAGCTGAACAAGGAATACACATTGAATACAATTATCACAAAGACAAGGAAGGACAGGAAAGAGATTTGATTACACATTTGAATAAAGAGAAATTGATAGTTGAGAAGAAGGAACTTTATGATGTCCAGAAAAGATTAACGCAATACGCTATTTCAAAATACGAGGAGGAAATGAAAAGGAAAATCGATGCAGATCCCAATGAATTTATAAAAAGTCAGAACAACGCAACCTTAGAAAATGAATCTTAG
- a CDS encoding SH3 domain-containing protein: MKISVTLIAILMMCFKVSAQTEKYTVVSEVLNVRSGPGTQFQVVHKLTAGDEVEVVERNQTGWWQIQYVDISGYVSAKFLKRDQYADWEKRNYSSGTTPDCENVTPEYDYNLDNHLKIQVGSNTDVVVKMMRKTGYGDKCIRVVYVNSGDTYYMKNIPEGVYYLKIAYGKDYRQSIIDGKCYIKFVKSAQYEKGKDIMDFNLIETARGTSIPYFELFLDVITTARTNEFKSGDISEAEFNR; the protein is encoded by the coding sequence ATGAAAATTTCAGTAACACTTATAGCAATATTAATGATGTGCTTCAAAGTTTCTGCACAAACCGAAAAATATACGGTAGTATCAGAAGTATTAAATGTAAGAAGCGGACCTGGAACTCAATTTCAAGTAGTTCACAAACTGACGGCAGGAGATGAAGTTGAAGTAGTCGAAAGAAATCAAACAGGTTGGTGGCAAATCCAGTATGTAGACATTTCTGGGTACGTTTCAGCTAAGTTCTTAAAGAGGGATCAATATGCAGACTGGGAAAAAAGAAATTATTCAAGTGGGACAACTCCAGACTGTGAAAATGTTACACCTGAGTATGACTACAATCTGGACAATCACCTGAAGATTCAGGTTGGCTCAAATACTGACGTGGTAGTGAAAATGATGCGAAAAACTGGTTATGGAGATAAGTGCATAAGAGTTGTATATGTAAACAGCGGTGACACATACTATATGAAGAACATTCCTGAAGGAGTTTATTATTTGAAAATAGCCTATGGAAAGGACTATAGACAGAGTATTATAGACGGCAAATGTTATATCAAATTTGTTAAAAGTGCACAATACGAAAAAGGAAAAGACATAATGGACTTTAACCTAATAGAAACTGCCCGAGGGACAAGTATACCATATTTCGAATTGTTTCTTGACGTAATTACAACTGCAAGAACAAATGAGTTTAAAAGTGGAGACATTTCAGAGGCAGAGTTTAACCGCTAA
- a CDS encoding DEAD/DEAH box helicase family protein — MPAYFYDPYRLKAHKMKGGTFQNFTEKKYLPFTDLELLKHLAGEQFAGVYPLMPDNTSWFIAADFDKDNWLEQCKQFQSACEAKQIPAYLERSRSGKGGHVWIFFDQPYPAFRSRKIIISILEQIGLFSIFDKSSSFDRLFPNQDFLSGKGFGNLIALPLFKKTLELGNNCFIDPETSEPYKNQWGFLGSIRRISTKTLDELYQTYSGSDVDFKSKTISGKLTISLNNCVRLSREGLTTPLINFLKEELNFANTEFIIKKKVGRNTFGTERYFRLIEETEGELIIPRGFVGKLIRFCKMHNIEYEFQDEREKHKEIPYLFNTNLREHQQSVIEITKKKDLGIIVAPPGSGKTIVGLKIIAEKKQPALIITHRKQIAEQWIERIQTFLGIPKHEIGKIGLGKTRAGKNVAIAMIQSLAKELEKPNSEFTNAFGLVIIDECHHIPAETFRNTVSKLMTFYSYGLTATPFRKYNDVKLMFIYLGEVISEIKQNEIKDSGKARIVIRNTELDIPFNPKTDQFETVSKILVHDSTRNKLILSDVITELKAGRKAVIITERKEHIDTLYQYLKQSYETVTLSGDDSEKDRSTKWKLLRDGNYQVLIPTGQYFGEGTDLQNVNCLFLVYPFSFEGKLIQYIGRVQRSEITPTIYDYRDIKIDYLNKMFLKRNTYYKRIEKQSTLFDDPIEEDILPTKTFAIQRKVKIPFENLEFRYGSIAFIYLIPEINKEIEFDIENLEIRPEFEVLKPYFLKILKLKSVEAEIQAEFEDGNLLSQLASSKDIQKINREVIEGVKFRFITKNFLSKSNTEPQNGLQDIRQLQTGNDKVVQLYSSGEDLLNDFIKKKNYKHRKHLQYLALRHTRAIMKIRFVLSPFSFVFLLTGKDHFHIVMETLDTEEATYVWHIENDIRKLPDNLRLVDQHLNLIRNKGRQGFLENSPDNFSRIVHDYSDERKGFILWKHLLEERLT, encoded by the coding sequence ATGCCCGCATATTTTTATGACCCTTATAGGTTAAAGGCGCATAAAATGAAAGGCGGAACTTTCCAGAATTTTACCGAGAAGAAATATTTACCCTTTACCGATTTAGAGCTTTTGAAACACCTTGCAGGAGAGCAGTTTGCCGGAGTTTATCCTTTAATGCCGGATAACACTTCTTGGTTTATTGCTGCTGATTTTGACAAAGATAACTGGCTGGAACAATGTAAACAGTTTCAGTCTGCCTGCGAAGCAAAACAAATTCCGGCATATTTGGAACGTTCCCGTTCCGGAAAAGGAGGACACGTATGGATATTCTTCGATCAACCTTACCCGGCTTTCAGAAGCAGAAAAATTATCATATCCATTTTAGAACAGATAGGTCTATTTTCAATATTTGACAAAAGTTCAAGTTTTGACCGGCTATTTCCGAACCAGGATTTTTTATCAGGTAAAGGCTTCGGGAATTTGATCGCACTTCCTTTGTTCAAAAAAACGCTGGAACTTGGTAATAACTGCTTCATTGATCCGGAAACTTCTGAACCTTATAAAAATCAATGGGGATTTCTCGGGAGCATCAGGCGAATTTCAACAAAAACACTGGATGAATTATATCAAACCTATTCCGGTTCAGATGTAGATTTTAAATCGAAAACAATTTCCGGAAAATTGACCATAAGCCTGAACAATTGTGTACGCTTGAGCCGCGAAGGATTAACCACACCTTTGATAAACTTTTTAAAGGAAGAACTGAATTTTGCCAACACGGAGTTCATTATTAAGAAAAAGGTCGGTAGAAATACTTTCGGAACAGAACGCTATTTTAGGCTCATAGAGGAAACAGAGGGTGAATTAATAATTCCCAGGGGATTTGTCGGAAAGTTGATACGATTCTGCAAAATGCATAACATTGAATATGAGTTTCAAGATGAGAGGGAAAAACATAAGGAAATTCCTTACTTGTTCAACACCAATTTAAGAGAACACCAGCAAAGCGTAATAGAAATAACCAAAAAGAAAGACCTTGGAATTATCGTAGCTCCTCCCGGATCAGGTAAAACAATTGTAGGGTTAAAAATAATTGCCGAGAAAAAACAACCAGCCCTGATCATTACACACCGCAAACAAATTGCCGAGCAATGGATTGAAAGAATTCAAACTTTCCTGGGTATTCCAAAACACGAAATAGGGAAAATTGGACTTGGGAAAACAAGGGCCGGAAAAAATGTAGCAATCGCTATGATCCAAAGTCTGGCTAAGGAACTTGAAAAACCTAATAGCGAATTCACAAACGCCTTTGGACTTGTCATTATAGACGAATGTCATCATATACCAGCGGAGACTTTTCGGAACACGGTTAGCAAGCTAATGACTTTTTATTCCTATGGCCTAACTGCAACACCTTTTAGAAAGTACAATGACGTAAAACTCATGTTCATTTATTTAGGTGAGGTGATCAGCGAAATAAAACAGAATGAAATCAAAGATTCCGGGAAAGCCAGGATTGTTATACGAAATACGGAATTAGATATTCCATTCAATCCAAAAACCGATCAATTTGAAACTGTTTCTAAAATACTCGTGCATGATTCGACTAGAAACAAACTGATTCTTTCCGATGTAATCACTGAATTGAAAGCTGGCAGGAAAGCGGTAATAATTACTGAACGAAAGGAACATATTGACACTCTTTATCAATACCTCAAACAGTCTTATGAAACTGTTACACTAAGTGGCGATGATTCTGAAAAGGATCGCAGTACCAAATGGAAACTTTTGAGGGATGGAAATTACCAAGTTTTGATACCCACTGGTCAGTATTTTGGAGAAGGAACCGACCTGCAAAATGTTAATTGCCTGTTTCTCGTTTATCCATTTTCATTCGAAGGCAAGCTGATTCAATACATAGGCAGAGTTCAACGATCAGAAATAACGCCCACAATTTATGATTACCGTGACATAAAGATAGACTACCTGAATAAAATGTTTCTGAAAAGAAATACGTACTATAAGAGGATTGAAAAACAATCAACTTTGTTTGACGACCCAATTGAAGAAGATATTTTACCTACAAAGACTTTTGCTATACAACGAAAAGTAAAAATACCATTTGAAAATCTTGAATTCCGTTATGGAAGCATCGCATTCATTTATCTCATACCCGAAATTAATAAGGAAATAGAATTTGATATTGAAAATCTTGAGATCAGACCTGAGTTTGAAGTTTTAAAACCCTACTTTTTAAAGATACTAAAGCTGAAAAGTGTTGAAGCAGAAATTCAGGCTGAATTTGAAGATGGGAACCTACTTTCTCAATTAGCGAGCTCGAAGGATATTCAAAAAATAAATCGAGAAGTAATTGAGGGTGTAAAATTCAGATTTATCACAAAGAACTTTCTTAGCAAGTCAAATACTGAGCCACAGAATGGTTTGCAGGATATTCGCCAGTTGCAAACGGGGAACGACAAAGTAGTACAACTTTATAGCTCCGGGGAAGACTTATTGAATGATTTTATTAAGAAAAAAAATTATAAACACCGGAAGCACTTGCAATACCTGGCATTGAGACATACAAGAGCAATTATGAAAATTCGATTTGTTTTGAGCCCGTTTTCTTTTGTGTTTTTACTAACCGGTAAAGATCATTTTCACATTGTAATGGAAACTCTGGACACCGAGGAAGCTACTTATGTTTGGCATATCGAAAATGACATAAGGAAACTTCCTGACAATTTGAGATTGGTTGACCAACATTTAAACTTAATCAGAAACAAGGGACGTCAGGGATTTCTTGAGAATAGCCCGGACAATTTCAGCAGAATAGTTCATGACTACTCAGACGAAAGGAAGGGATTTATATTATGGAAACACCTACTTGAAGAAAGGCTGACATAG
- the asnB gene encoding asparagine synthase B yields MCGIVGVFDIKSNTADLRPKVLEMAKRIRHRGPDWSGMYSDANVILAHERLAIVDPTSGKQPLYSEDKTLVLAVNGEIYNHMELRAGLQDYHFLTHSDCEVILALYRKKGKDFIEDLNGIFAFALYDKEQNCYLIARDHMGIIPLYMGWDKFGNFYVSSELKALEGTCNKIEEFLPGHYLYSKEGATPQRWYTRDWMEFENVKHNTSDSAQLREALEQAVHRQLMSDVPYGVLLSGGLDSSIISAITKKYAARRIESNDTQMAWYPQLHSFAVGLEGSPDLAAAQKVAEHIGSIHHEIHFTVQEGLDAISDVIYHLETYDVTTVRAATPMYLLGRVIKSMGIKMVLSGEGADEIFGGYLYFHKAPDAKSFHEETVRKLSKLHLYDCLRANKSLAAWGVEGRVPFLDKEFMDVAMRLNPADKMAGNGKMEKWILRKAFEDLLPESIVWRQKEQFSDGVGYGWIDTLKALANEKISDEELAQAKFRFPVHPPMSKEEYHYRGIFHSHFPSDTAAACVPSVKSVACSSAEALAWDPSFQNLNDPSGRAVKNIHNSSYQ; encoded by the coding sequence ATGTGCGGAATAGTAGGAGTTTTCGATATCAAAAGTAACACAGCCGATCTTCGCCCCAAGGTGCTCGAGATGGCTAAGCGAATCAGACACCGTGGTCCGGACTGGTCGGGGATGTACAGTGATGCGAATGTGATTCTCGCACATGAACGGCTGGCTATTGTAGATCCCACCTCAGGGAAGCAGCCCTTGTACAGCGAGGATAAAACATTAGTGCTGGCGGTCAACGGAGAGATCTATAATCATATGGAATTGCGTGCCGGTTTGCAGGATTATCATTTCCTCACGCATTCCGATTGCGAAGTGATCCTCGCACTTTACCGCAAGAAGGGAAAAGATTTCATCGAAGACCTCAACGGCATCTTTGCTTTTGCCCTCTACGATAAAGAACAAAACTGCTATCTGATTGCACGTGATCATATGGGCATCATCCCGCTCTACATGGGCTGGGATAAGTTTGGAAATTTTTATGTTTCCTCGGAGCTCAAAGCACTGGAAGGGACCTGCAATAAAATCGAAGAGTTCCTGCCCGGACATTATCTCTACAGCAAGGAAGGCGCGACACCCCAGCGTTGGTACACCCGCGATTGGATGGAATTTGAAAACGTGAAGCACAATACCAGTGATAGTGCTCAATTACGTGAAGCGCTCGAGCAGGCCGTCCACCGGCAGTTGATGAGCGATGTGCCTTATGGCGTCTTACTCTCGGGCGGACTGGACTCTTCCATCATCTCTGCCATCACCAAAAAATATGCAGCGCGACGCATCGAGAGCAACGATACGCAGATGGCCTGGTATCCGCAATTGCATTCCTTCGCTGTCGGACTCGAGGGATCACCCGATCTGGCAGCGGCACAGAAAGTCGCGGAACATATAGGCTCCATACATCACGAAATTCATTTCACGGTCCAGGAAGGACTCGATGCGATCAGCGACGTCATCTACCACCTCGAGACCTATGATGTCACTACCGTTCGCGCAGCTACACCCATGTACCTGCTGGGAAGAGTCATTAAGTCGATGGGCATAAAAATGGTTTTATCGGGAGAAGGGGCTGATGAAATTTTTGGCGGCTATCTCTACTTCCACAAAGCGCCCGATGCCAAATCCTTTCACGAAGAGACCGTACGCAAATTAAGCAAGTTGCATTTATACGATTGTCTGCGCGCCAACAAATCCCTCGCCGCTTGGGGAGTCGAAGGACGCGTACCTTTCCTCGACAAAGAATTCATGGATGTAGCGATGCGCCTGAATCCGGCCGATAAGATGGCGGGCAACGGCAAGATGGAAAAGTGGATTCTACGCAAAGCCTTCGAAGACCTGTTGCCCGAAAGCATTGTCTGGCGACAGAAAGAGCAATTCAGTGATGGCGTAGGCTACGGATGGATTGATACATTGAAAGCCTTAGCCAACGAAAAAATCAGCGACGAAGAATTAGCGCAAGCGAAGTTCCGTTTTCCTGTCCACCCTCCCATGAGCAAGGAGGAGTACCATTACCGCGGCATCTTCCATTCCCATTTCCCCTCTGATACCGCAGCGGCCTGTGTACCTTCTGTCAAGTCTGTCGCCTGCAGCAGCGCCGAAGCCCTCGCCTGGGATCCTTCTTTTCAAAATTTAAATGATCCTTCGGGAAGAGCGGTTAAAAATATTCATAATAGTAGTTATCAATAG
- a CDS encoding tetratricopeptide repeat protein produces MSDNIATQLLVIQQLLEQGKVGEALAELQVIIARYPEQGKAQAMLGSIYLHHLADFTAAEEAFRIAMRQAPAYPDLYYDYGELLLRLDKATETVAVLNKSLEVPGIEKDKIYSLFGNLYEREKKWEEAIEYYTKAIFYSLSDVDVSRYQNDLNRVKIKMNL; encoded by the coding sequence ATGTCAGACAATATCGCAACGCAGTTACTCGTCATTCAGCAGCTCCTGGAACAGGGGAAGGTGGGCGAAGCGTTGGCGGAGTTGCAGGTGATCATTGCCCGCTATCCGGAGCAAGGGAAGGCGCAGGCGATGTTGGGAAGCATTTATCTCCACCACCTTGCCGATTTCACCGCCGCCGAAGAGGCTTTCCGTATCGCGATGCGTCAGGCACCCGCCTACCCCGACCTCTATTACGATTATGGCGAACTTTTACTCCGCCTCGATAAAGCCACCGAAACCGTCGCCGTCCTCAATAAATCCCTGGAAGTCCCCGGAATTGAAAAGGATAAAATTTACAGCCTCTTCGGAAATCTCTATGAACGAGAGAAAAAATGGGAAGAAGCGATCGAGTATTATACGAAGGCGATTTTTTATTCCTTATCGGATGTTGATGTTAGTCGATATCAAAATGATTTGAATAGGGTAAAGATTAAAATGAACCTATAA